Proteins encoded within one genomic window of Episyrphus balteatus chromosome 1, idEpiBalt1.1, whole genome shotgun sequence:
- the LOC129907210 gene encoding adult cuticle protein 1-like, giving the protein MKFIISALVLCALSMTSNASVVPLSAVRFSPLLYSAVAYGPGIVPVNAPSDLPSGLHVYGVPLIVPVGLKTEATYTAKTPGSEHVATLSGHLNSASFINLRTIPATKDSNSLPPSVAIHGSPNLVVLPYSISPLTIPAPLVLQTEAKYVAKNLGVEHIAPLPGHTISATSLNLQPAPGSN; this is encoded by the exons ATGAag TTCATCATAAGTGCCCTTGTTCTATGCGCTTTGTCCATGACTTCAAATGCAAGTGTAGTTCCGCTGTCTGCTGTGCGTTTTTCTCCACTTTTGTATTCCGCTGTCGCTTATGGACCTGGCATTGTTCCTGTAAATGCACCTTCAGATTTACCATCTGGACTTCATGTTTACGGTGTTCCTTTAATTGTACCAGTTGGCTTGAAGACTGAAGCAACTTACACAGCAAAGACTCCTGGTTCTGAACATGTTGCAACACTTTCTGGACATTTGAACTCAGCTTCTTTCATCAATTTGCGAACTATACCAGCTACCAAGGATTCAAATTCTCTCCCACCATCAGTAGCCATCCATGGTTCACCCAATCTAGTTGTTCTTCCTTATAGTATTTCACCACTTACCATTCCAGCACCACTTGTTCTACAAACTGAAGCCAAATATGTAGCCAAGAATCTTGGAGTTGAGCATATTGCTCCACTTCCTGGTCACACAATTTCAGCTACTTCCTTGAACTTGCAACCAGCACCAGGATCAAATTAA